Part of the Mycolicibacterium thermoresistibile genome, TACCATGAGCACCTTCGCCTCTCGGCCCACCGGATGGGGCTGCCCGGATGTGCGGCCCGGGGCCGGGGGTTACGGATCCTGGACGCGGGCTGCGGCACCGGCGCCTCCACCGCGGCCCTGCTGACGTACGCACCGGACGCCGAGATCGTCGCGGTGGACGCGTCGGCCGGTATGCTGGCCGCGGCGGCCGCGAAGCCCTGGCCGGCGACGGTGCGGTTCGTGCACAGCCGCGTCGAGGATCTCGCCGGCGCCGGGGTGGGCGGGCCGTTCGACGCGGTGTTCGCCGCATATCTGCTGCGCAACCTCCCCGACCCGGACACCCAGCTGACCGCTTTCCGGGATCTGTTGCGGCCCGGGGGGATCCTGGCGGTGCATGAGTACTCGGTCCGCGATTCCGCCGTGGCCACCGCGGTGTGGAATGTGGTGTGCGGCGCGGTCGTCATCCCGCTCGGCCGGCTGCGCACCGGCGACGCCGCCCTCTACCGCTATCTGCGCCGCAGCGTCAACACGTTCGACGGGGCGGAGCGGTTCCGGAACAGATTGCGCGCGTGTGGTTTCACCGACGTGCGCAGCGCGACGATGCCGGGCTGGCAGCGCGACATCGTGCACACCTTCCTGGCCCGGCGACCGGGCTAGGGTCTCGTCAGCCGGCCTTGGCGCGCCGCCTGGCATCGCGCAACTGCACCCAGAACCGAGCCGCCTCCCGGATCGACTCCTCGACCGGGCGGGGATGCCAACCCAGTTCCCGCACCGCCTTGCTGTGGTCGAGTTCGGCTTCGGCGCGCATCAGCCGCAGCGACGCCAGCGACAACTGTTCGTCGGTGCCGCGCAACCGGCCCCGCACGGTGCCCAGCGTGGCCAGGGCGTAGGACACCGGCAGCGGGATCGACCGGGCAGGGGCCGGCACCCCGGCCGCCTCCGCGGCGATCCGCGCCACCTCGGCGTTGCTGATCATCTTCTCCGAGACCAGGTACCGCTCACCGGGCCGGCCACGCTCGGCGGCCAGGATGAGCGCGCGTGCGGCGTCCTGCACCCCGACGGCCTCCGCGGCGATGCCGCGCATCACGAACGGCAGCTTGCCGAACGCCGCCGCGGCGATGATCTGGCCATGCGGGGTGCGGCCCCAGTCGCCGCTGCCGTAGGTGGTCGACACGCACATCGCGACCGCGGGCAGACCACGTTCGCGGGCGTACGCCAGCACCAGGTTCTCGGCCAGCACCCGGGATTTCACGTAGGGCGTGACCCGGCGGTTGCCGATCTGGTCCTCTTCGGTGGCCCGCCGGCCGCGGCGCCGCCCCACCGTCACATAGCTGCTGGTGTAGACGAACCTGCGGAGCCCGGCCTTCTCGGTGACGTCCAGGGCGACGTTCAGGACGTTGCGGGTGCCCTCGACGTTCGTCTGGAACAGCGGGGTGGGGTCGCGCAGCCAGCCGCGGGTGTCGACGACGCAGTAGTAGACGTCGTCCACACCGTCCATCGCGGCGCGCAGCGTCTCGGTGTCGAAGACGTCTCCGTGAAAGCGGTGCAGCGCAAGGTCGTCGATGCCGACGGTGTTGGCTCCCGGCCGCACCATCGCCCGCACCTGATGCCCGTCGGCGACCAACTGCCGGGTGACGTGCGAACCGAGGAAACCGTTGGCGCCGATGACGAGCTTCGGCCGTGCCGTCACGCCCGGCCTCCGTACTGCTCCATCCAGGCGGCCGCCTCATCGGTCAGGGTGCCCAGCTCCCGGGCCTTGCGGCACCACTTCATCGCCGCCGAGGCGAACCGCAACGGGTTGTACACATCCTCCTGCCGACACCACAGCCCGTCGCCGGCGTAGGTGAGGATCGACAGGTTGGTGGCGCTGATGACGGTCCCGTCGCCCGGGTCGATCATCGGGTTGTCGAGTTCGCAGATGATCCGGCCGGTCGGCTCGTCGATCACCGACCACAGCGACGGGAACGCGGTCATGTGGCTGCCGGGGAAGGTGGTCATGGTGCGCCAGATCCACTCGCGCACCTCCTCGCGGCTGCGCATGGTGCCCGCGGCGTGTTCCACATAGGTGACATCGACCGTGTACTGGTTTGCCCAGGGGTCCCAATCCTTGGTCCGGGCCGCCCGGTCGACGGTGGCCTCGAAGTTCGCGAACGCCTCGGCCAGCTCCTCGCGGCTGAACTGTGGTGTCGTCACATACAGAACTAGAACACGTTCTATCGAGCTTGTCGAGGGGTCAGCCGGCGGCGCGGACCTGCCGGACGCCGACCGGCTCCCGCAGCGGCACGTCGAGGGTGCCCAACAGGGCGATCGCGATGCATGCCCGGCCGACCGCCTCCGGCAGCGTGCCGCTCCACAGCTCCACGGTGACCGTCTCGGGGGTCTCGACGACGTGCGCATGAACGCCGTAGCACTGCGGGGTGCCGGTGGTGAAGTGCACCGCGAGCCCGTCGTCGGTGCGGGTCCACGACTCGACCGTCAGCGGCCGGGGGTCGACGATGTGCGGGTTGTCGGTGAACACCGTGCGGGCGGGGTCCGCCGGCACCTCCGGCGGGGAGGTGACGGGCTGTGCCGCCGCACCCGGCGCTGCGGTGATGGCGGTCGCGGTGAGGACACCGGCGAGCATCGCGGTCCCTGCTGTTCTACGGGTCAGCATGGCCCCACGGTAGATCCCGGCGCACAATGGGGGAAGGGTTCCGAAGGAGGACGCGCGTGAGCGAGTACAAGAAGGCGATCCTGGCCGGCGGCTGCTTCTGGGGTATGCAGGAGCTGATCCGCAAGCAGCCCGGCGTCGTCTCCACCCGGGTCGGCTACACCGGCGGCGAGAACGACCACCCCACCTACCGCAATCACCCTGGGCACGCGGAGGCGATCGAGATCGTCTACGACCCGGCGCAGACCGACTACCGCACGCTGCTGGAGTTCTTCTTCCAGATCCACGATCCGACGACCAAGGACCGGCAGGGCAACGACATCGGCTCGAGCTACCGGTCGGCGATCTTCTACCTCGACGAGGAGCAGAAGCGCATCGCCGAGGACACCATCGCCGATGTCGACGCGTCCGGGCTGTGGCCGGGCAAGGTGGTCACCGAGGTGACGCCCGCCGGCACGTTCTGGGAGGCCGAACCGGAGCATCAGGATTATCTGCAGCGCTTCCCGAACGGCTACACCTGCCATTACCCGCGGCCGAACTGGAAACTAACTGTTCGGTCGGGCATTCGCGGTCGGTGAGCGGCGCGAAAGCCACACTATGAGGCCTGCGTAGACGACGACTGCGATCAGTGGCATCAGCCATCCCGACGGCGCACCAAGCGCAACTTCCGCTCCGATTGCGAGTACCTGGGTGGACACACCCAGGCTGACGATAGCGATCCAAAGGGTGTCGTAGTCAACCGCCGTTTCGTGCACCTTGGCGGGGGGTTGGCGCCGTCGCATCCACCAGAGCAGCGCCAGCGCACCACCGACGGCCGCCATGAGTGCCCCGGCGATCGCCGCTGCCGGCAGGGTTGCGCCGTTGGAGAACTTGCCATCGAAGAACACTGCGTAAGCCAGCGTCGATCCAAAGACGCCGACAATCAGGACCGCGATGGTTTGCCGAATGTTGACCAACTCAGACCTCCATCGGGTTTACAGGCAGTCCCAAGCGGATGTCACCGCAGTCCGGGCGGGACCCGAGATCAGTGCGCCGCCGGCGGCACCGCCCACGAATCCGAGCACTCCACCCCCGAACACGCCTATCGGACCTCCCAGGATGCCCATGAGAGCGCCGCGGGCTGCTCCGATTGCACCACCGACGAAAACACCTTGAACCATGTTCTTTCCAACGTCCTCCTTGAAGCTCTCGGCGAAGCAGGTCCCGAAGTGGTGCTCGTCGGAATCGGTGGAGAGCGGTTGGATGATCGGGTTCCGAGCAAAGTCGAAACTATCGAAGTCGTCTGTAGCTTCTCGCAGTCGTTGAGCTACCGCGTGATCCGTACTCACCAATTGTGCGGCGCCGACCCGAACTGTCGCAGCGAGCACGTTGGATTGCTGGAGGCGCACTGCCGTGGCTGCCGGGGATCCGGTGGCCAACCGGTCGACTAGAGAGAGATCCTCTCGGACATCGAACGCGAGGGCCCCCGCGACTCGGACGACTAACAAGGCCTCTTCTTTGGCCTGATCGACCATGGCCGCACCGGATTCTGCAATAGACGCACCGAAATACAATCGCTCGGCCAGCAACTCAACGGTGTCGCGGTCCCTCTTGGTTCGAGCCTGCGCGGCGGTACTCGCGTCTCCCTCCCACACGATTTCGCTTTTTGCCGACAGGTCTGCAGCGATGTCGTCGTAGATAGAGGTCCAGGTGTCGGCCGTAACCCGCCACCGCCGTGCCGCAGAACGGAGGTGTGCAGTCTGCCATCCCTGAATCTGCGACAGAGTGGGCAGTCCGGAGGCGGGTAAAGCATCGATCATGGAAAGATCCTCATCGCCTTCTTCACAGACACAGCCGAGGATTCGTCCTCCCCGAGGTACATCGCGGCGGCCTCAGCGACCTTGATGGCCAGCTCCTCCGCTCTTACCGCCAATGTCCCGCACGCAGATTCGATACTCGAGTCAGCGGTTGTCAGCGACATGGACGTCGCTTGGTAGTGCGGTCCGGGTTCGCCAACCGGAAGCGCGTGGCGCAGTTCATCAGCTCTCACCCCGCACACCGACGCAAATGCTCTCAGACTGTCGGGGGCCACCCGCAGAGTCGCCATGTTCGCATTCTATGGCCGGGCGTCAGCGGGCCAGTGCACCTTTTCCCCTCGCAGCGAACCCTCAGCGGCGGTGCAGTGTGACGCGGCCACCGTCCTTGGGCGTGTAGGCCACCCCGCGGGAATGCACTTTCTCATCCGGTGCGGTGGTCGTCTCAAGAGTGAAGTGGCGCAACACCGTCCGCAGCACCACGTCCATCTCGACGTTGGCGAACACCGCGCCGACGCATCGGCGGGTGCCACCGCCGTAGGGCAGCCAGGCGAACATCGGCGGTCGGCTGCCGACGAACCGGTCGGGATCGAACTCGTCTGGACGCGGGAACTCCGCCGACCGCTCATGCAGCTGGGAGATGCTCACCACGATCGAATACCCGCGCGGAATCACCCAGTCGCCGAGCTCCAAGGTCGGCGCGTAGACATGTCGGCCGGAGAAGTCGATGACCGTGCGGGCCCGCTGCACCTCCAGGATGGTGGCCTGCCGGTAGGTGTTCTCGTCGGTGTCCGCCTCGGCGGCGAGCCGGGCCAGCACCTCGGGATGGCGGGTGATGCGCTCGAACACCCAGCCCATCGTCGATGCGGTGGTCTCGTGACCGGCGGCCAACAGTGTCAGCAGTTCGTCGGCGATGTCCTGCCGGGTCATCGCGGTGCCGTCCTCATAGGTGCTGCGCAGCAACAGCGCGAGCACATCGTCACGCTCCTCGAAGTGCGGGTCGGCCTGCACCTTGTCGATCAGCCGGCCGATCACCTCGTCATAGCACCGCCGGTAGGCGGCCAGCCGTCCCCACGGGCTGAACCGGCCGTAGTTGCGGGACGGGGTGGGCAGCGTGGCGACCCGCGAGCCGAGCGTCACCCAAGGCGGGATGATCCGGCGCAGTTCGTCGAGGTGTTCCCCCTCGGCGCCGAACACCGCGCGCAGGATCGCGTTGAGGGTGATCCGCATCATCGGCTCGAGCGTCGGGAACTCCCGTCCCTCAGGCCAGTTGGCGGCTTCGGCGAGGGTCTCCTCCTCGAAGATCTTCTCGTAGTTCTTGATGCTCTTGCCGTGGAACGGCGGGGTGAGCAGTTTGCGCCGCCTGCGGTGCTCGGCGCCGTCGAGCGCGAACACCGAACCGGGGCCGAGCACTCGGGACAGGTTGGGCTGGATGTTGCCGACGTCGTCCGGATTGGCGCTGAAGACCTGTTTGGCCAGCACAGGGTCGGAGACGACGACGGTGCGGCCGAACACCGGGATGTTGAGCCGGAACACATCGCCGTAGCGGCGGGTGGCGGTCGTCAGTGTCCAGCGGCGCGACGCGATGAACGCGATGCCCTGCAACGACTTCGGCAGCGGCACCGCCGGTGGCAGCTTCTGCGACCGGACAGCGTGATCGACGTCGGGGGCAATCGTGGCTTCAGTCATGACGCTCCAGCCATCCTTGGTACTACCGTGTACCGCCGGTGATGGGTGTACGGTACCGCTAGGTACCGGTAAGGGCAAGGGGGTGACGCGATGACGACCGCGGTGCAACCGGCCGATGTCGGCGCCGGCGACGACGCTTTCCGGGGACGGCTGCTGTCCGGCCTGGCGGCCTCGATCGCCGAGCGGGGCTACCGCGAGACCACCGTCGCCGACATCGTGCGCCATGCCCGCACCTCCAAACGCACCTTCTACGACCAGTTCGGCAGCAAGGAAGAGTGCTTCCAGGAACTGTTGTGGGCCAACAACATCGATATGATCGGCGCGATCAGGGCGGCGGTCGATCCGGAGGCCGACTGGTCCGAGCAGATCCGCCAGGCCGTGGTGGCCTACGTGGACCACATCGAATCGCGCCCGGCCATCACCCTGGCGTGGATCCGGGAACTGCCCGCGATCGGCGCGTCGGTGCGCCCGATTCAGCGGGCGATGATGCACGAGCTCACCGAACTGCTCATCGAGCTGAGCCGCAGTCCCGGCTTCGCCCGCGCCCAGATGCCGCCGCTCACCCGCCAACTGGCGGTGTTCCTGCTGGGTGGCCTGCGGGAGCTCACCGCGCTGTTCGTCGAGGACGGCCGGGACGTGCGCGGGCTGATCGCACCCGCGGTGTCGGCGTCGAAGGCCCTGCTCTCCGCCGGTGCGAGCGAATGATCACCGCAGGATCAACCGGGCGGACTTCTCCAGCCGCCGGGTCATGTCCTCCTGCGACGAGTACCCCATGCCGACCCACACCAGCACGCCGATGTAGAGCAGCTCCAGCGCCTCGATGACGTCGTAGTCGGTCTGCGGCCCGAGCGCTGCCAACAGCCTGTCCCTGATGTCGCGGCCGATGCGCTGCCGCAGCACCTCGACGTCGGGATCGCGCCCCAGCAGCGCCGTCGTCACCGCGCCCGCGAACTCCGGTTCGTCGGCCACCAGCAGGGCGATGTGGCGCAGCACCTCGATCACCCGGGTGGCCGGATCGTCGGACTTGTGATCGGCCGGCGGCGCCGCGGCCAGCCGTCGCCAGAACACCTCGGCGACCAGGTGTTCCTTAGATGAGAAATAGGTGTAGGCGGTGGCTGCCCCGACACCGGCCTCGGCCGCCACCCGCCGGATCGTCAGCCCGGCGAACCCCTCACGTTGCAGCAACTCGACCGCGGCCCTGCCGAGACGGTCGACGGTGTCGGCCTGCTTGGCGGTCAGGCGACGCCGAGTCGACTCCAGAGCCGGATCGGACACATGTCTGGACGCTACTACAACGCCTCGTGGCGGGCAACGCTAAGTTGGTTACCCATGACGTCCGACCACACCACGCTGCCGCCTGCCGCGGCCCGACTGTTCGCCCTCGCCGACGAGACCACCGGATTCATGCCGGCCGACGAGGGCCGCGCGCTCTACGACGCGGCGATGCGCTTCCTCGGCGACGGGATCGGTGTGGAAATCGGTACCTACTGTGGGAAGTCGACGCTGCTGCTCGGCGCCGCCGCGCAGCAGACCGGCGGGCTGCTCTACACGGTGGACCACCATCACGGCTCGGAGGAGCATCAGCCCGGTTGGGAGTACCACGACCCGTCGCTGGTCGACCCGGTCACCGGGCTGTTCGACACCCTGCCGTCGCTGCGCCACACCCTGGACGCCGCCGGTCTCGACGACCATGTGGTGGCGGTGGTGGGCCGTTCCCCGGTGGTCGCACGGGGCTGGCGAACACCGTTGCGGCTGTTGTTCATCGACGGCGGACACACCGAGGAGGCCGCCCAGCGCGACTTCGAGGGATGGGCCCGGTGGGTGGACGTCGGCGGGGCGCTGATCATCCACGACGTGTTCCCGGACCCGGCCGACGGCGGCCAGGCGCCCTACCACATCTACCGGCGCGCGCTGGACACCGGCGCCTTCCGGGAGGTCGGCGCGACCGGTTCGATGCGGGTGCTCGAACGCACCGCCGGGGTCGCCGGCATGCTCACCGGCTGACGGCCCGCCGTCAGCTGCCGGCGGTGGTGGCGCAGGCGCAGTCGAACTCGTCCTCCAGGCCGCGGGGCAGATCCTCGGACCGGAAGATGTTGTTACCAGGGGTGGTGCGGGACAACGCATCCGCGGCCAGGATCACCGCCGCGCCGGTCCAGGTGGTGCGCTCCACCGGCCACCGTTTGCCGTCGGCGTAGACCAGCCCGGTCCAGTACGACCCGTCCTGCTCGCGCAGGTGGTGCATGGCCGCGAACTGTTCGTGGGCGCGCCGCGAATCACCGATCGCGTCCAGCGCCAACACCAGTTCGCAGGTCTCCGCGCCGGTCACCCACGGGCGGTCGTCGACGCAGCGGATTCCCAGGCCGGGCACCACGAAGTCGTCCCAGCGTTCGTCGATGCGTTCCCACGCGGCCGGACCGCGCACCGCACCGGTGAGCACCGGGTAGTACCACTCCATGGAATGGCGGTCCTTGGGCACGAACGAACCCGGATGCGCGACGATCGCGTGCCCCAGCCGGCCGACCGCGACCTCCCATTCGGGCTGCGGGTCGTCGAAGTAGTCCGCCAGCGCCAGTCCGCAGCGGATGCTGTGGTAGATGCTGGCGCAGCCGGTCAGCAACGCCTCCTCTGCGGGTCCGGATTCGCCCGATGCCCAGGCGATCTCACCGTTGGGCCGTTGCAGGCTGAGCACGAAGTCGATGGCGCGGGTGACCACCGGCCACATCGTCTCGGCGAAGGCGCGGTCACCGGTGATCAGCAGGTGGTGCCACACACCGGTGGCGACATAGGCGCAGAAGTTGCTGTCGCTGTTGGCATCCTCGACGACGCCGTTGCGCACCTGCAGCGGCCAGGACCCGTCGGCGCGCTGCGTGGTGCGGCACCAGTCGAACGCGGCGCGGGCGGGCTCGATCAACCCGGCCACGGTCAGCGCCATCGCGCTCTCCACGTGGTCCCACGGATCGGTGTGGCCACCCTCCGACCACGGAATCGCCCCGGAGGGCTCCTGTACGGCAGCTATCGACTCGGCGGTCTGCAGACACTGCTCCGGAGTGAAAACTCCTGGCACGCCGGGTAATTCAGCTGTCCGCACCGGCCACCTCCGGCTTGTCGAAATACAACGCCACGCTCTTGCCGATCAGCGGGTTGAGCATCTCCTCGGCCCACCGGGTGACCCACGGCCGGCGCACCATGTCCCACACCAGCAGCTGATGGTAGGCGCGCACCGCGAAGTGGCGGTCATTGTTCGTTCCGACAGCGCATTTGAGCCACCAGAACGGCGAGTGCAGAGCGTGTGCGTGGTGCCGGTGGGTGAGACGCAGCCCGTGCCGGGTGATCTTGTCGCGCAGTTCGTCGGCGCGGTAGATCCGCACGTGCCCACCCTCGTTGGCGTGGTATTCGTCGGACAGCAGCCAGCAGATCCGCTCCGGCAGCCAGCGCGGCACCGTCACGACGAGCTTTCCGCCCGGCTTGAGCACCCGGACCAACTCGGCGATGGCGCGGTCGTCCTCCGGCACGTGTTCGAGGATCTCCGAGGCGATCACCCGGTCGAAGGTCCCGTCCGCATACGGCAGGTCCAGTGCGTCGCCCTTGACCACCTCGGCCCTGGCGCCCGCCGGCGCCTCCCTCTGCTCGGCCATGGCCTGCAGGATGGTGTCGACCTCGTTGAGTTCCTCGGCGTTCTGGTCGAAGGCGACGATGTGTGCCCCGCGCCGGTACGCCTCGAACGAGTGCCGGCCCAGCCCGCAGCCGACATCGATCACCGAGACACCGGGCCCGATGCCGAGCCGGTCATAGTCAACAGTCAGCATATCGCCCGCTCGTATATCGAAACCGTTTGTGCTGCAACAGATTCCCAGCTGAACACATCGAGCGCGCGCTGCCGTCCGGCGGCACCGAGACGACTGCGCTGGTGCGGTGAGTCCAACAGTTCGCCGAGGACACGGGTCAGCGCGTCGACGTCGGCCGGCGGTACCAGCCGCGCACACTCGCCGTCCGGGCCGAGCACCTCGGGGAGGGCGCCGGCGCGGCTCGCCACGATCGGCGTCCCGCTCGCCATCGCCTCCACCGCCGGCAGCGAAAACCCTTCGTAGAGCGAGGGAATGCAGGCCACCTCGGCGGAGGCCAGCAGCCGGGCCAGTTCGGAGTCGGACAATCCGCTGGAGGCCTGCACGATGTCGGAGATGCCCAGTTCGGCGATCAGCTTCTCGGTGGGCCCGTTGGGTTCGAGCTTGGACACCAACTGCACGTCGAGATTCCGTTTGGCGCGCAACCGGGCGACGGCGTGCAGCAGGTGGCTGATCCCCTTGAGGGGCACGTCGGCGCTGGCGATCGCGATGATGCGGCCGGGCACCCGGTGTTCGGACGGGGTGAACAGCTCGGTGTCCACCCCCAGCGGCACCACGTGCAGTTGTCCGGGTGAGACGCCGAAGTCCGCGGAGATGTCGGCCGCCGACGACGAGGACACCGTGATCAGTTCCGGTATCCGGCGCGCGACCCGCTTCTGCATCTCGGCGAAGCCGTACCAGCGGCGCACCAACGGTTTACGCCACCACTTCGCGGCGGCCACCTCGACCACCTTGTCCCGGGTGATCGGATGGTGCACCGTCGCGACCACCGGCAGCCCCAGGTCGGCCAGCTCCAGCAGACCGGTGCCCAGGCTCTGGTTGTCATG contains:
- a CDS encoding class I SAM-dependent methyltransferase, which codes for MTGRRRHLDRAAVPAAFDAGAASYDRLVAANPGYHEHLRLSAHRMGLPGCAARGRGLRILDAGCGTGASTAALLTYAPDAEIVAVDASAGMLAAAAAKPWPATVRFVHSRVEDLAGAGVGGPFDAVFAAYLLRNLPDPDTQLTAFRDLLRPGGILAVHEYSVRDSAVATAVWNVVCGAVVIPLGRLRTGDAALYRYLRRSVNTFDGAERFRNRLRACGFTDVRSATMPGWQRDIVHTFLARRPG
- a CDS encoding NAD-dependent epimerase/dehydratase family protein, yielding MTARPKLVIGANGFLGSHVTRQLVADGHQVRAMVRPGANTVGIDDLALHRFHGDVFDTETLRAAMDGVDDVYYCVVDTRGWLRDPTPLFQTNVEGTRNVLNVALDVTEKAGLRRFVYTSSYVTVGRRRGRRATEEDQIGNRRVTPYVKSRVLAENLVLAYARERGLPAVAMCVSTTYGSGDWGRTPHGQIIAAAAFGKLPFVMRGIAAEAVGVQDAARALILAAERGRPGERYLVSEKMISNAEVARIAAEAAGVPAPARSIPLPVSYALATLGTVRGRLRGTDEQLSLASLRLMRAEAELDHSKAVRELGWHPRPVEESIREAARFWVQLRDARRRAKAG
- a CDS encoding nuclear transport factor 2 family protein, with the protein product MTTPQFSREELAEAFANFEATVDRAARTKDWDPWANQYTVDVTYVEHAAGTMRSREEVREWIWRTMTTFPGSHMTAFPSLWSVIDEPTGRIICELDNPMIDPGDGTVISATNLSILTYAGDGLWCRQEDVYNPLRFASAAMKWCRKARELGTLTDEAAAWMEQYGGRA
- the msrA gene encoding peptide-methionine (S)-S-oxide reductase MsrA, whose translation is MSEYKKAILAGGCFWGMQELIRKQPGVVSTRVGYTGGENDHPTYRNHPGHAEAIEIVYDPAQTDYRTLLEFFFQIHDPTTKDRQGNDIGSSYRSAIFYLDEEQKRIAEDTIADVDASGLWPGKVVTEVTPAGTFWEAEPEHQDYLQRFPNGYTCHYPRPNWKLTVRSGIRGR
- a CDS encoding type VII secretion target; this translates as MATLRVAPDSLRAFASVCGVRADELRHALPVGEPGPHYQATSMSLTTADSSIESACGTLAVRAEELAIKVAEAAAMYLGEDESSAVSVKKAMRIFP
- a CDS encoding cytochrome P450, whose product is MTEATIAPDVDHAVRSQKLPPAVPLPKSLQGIAFIASRRWTLTTATRRYGDVFRLNIPVFGRTVVVSDPVLAKQVFSANPDDVGNIQPNLSRVLGPGSVFALDGAEHRRRRKLLTPPFHGKSIKNYEKIFEEETLAEAANWPEGREFPTLEPMMRITLNAILRAVFGAEGEHLDELRRIIPPWVTLGSRVATLPTPSRNYGRFSPWGRLAAYRRCYDEVIGRLIDKVQADPHFEERDDVLALLLRSTYEDGTAMTRQDIADELLTLLAAGHETTASTMGWVFERITRHPEVLARLAAEADTDENTYRQATILEVQRARTVIDFSGRHVYAPTLELGDWVIPRGYSIVVSISQLHERSAEFPRPDEFDPDRFVGSRPPMFAWLPYGGGTRRCVGAVFANVEMDVVLRTVLRHFTLETTTAPDEKVHSRGVAYTPKDGGRVTLHRR
- a CDS encoding TetR/AcrR family transcriptional regulator, which produces MTTAVQPADVGAGDDAFRGRLLSGLAASIAERGYRETTVADIVRHARTSKRTFYDQFGSKEECFQELLWANNIDMIGAIRAAVDPEADWSEQIRQAVVAYVDHIESRPAITLAWIRELPAIGASVRPIQRAMMHELTELLIELSRSPGFARAQMPPLTRQLAVFLLGGLRELTALFVEDGRDVRGLIAPAVSASKALLSAGASE
- a CDS encoding TetR/AcrR family transcriptional regulator, translated to MSDPALESTRRRLTAKQADTVDRLGRAAVELLQREGFAGLTIRRVAAEAGVGAATAYTYFSSKEHLVAEVFWRRLAAAPPADHKSDDPATRVIEVLRHIALLVADEPEFAGAVTTALLGRDPDVEVLRQRIGRDIRDRLLAALGPQTDYDVIEALELLYIGVLVWVGMGYSSQEDMTRRLEKSARLILR
- a CDS encoding class I SAM-dependent methyltransferase, translated to MTSDHTTLPPAAARLFALADETTGFMPADEGRALYDAAMRFLGDGIGVEIGTYCGKSTLLLGAAAQQTGGLLYTVDHHHGSEEHQPGWEYHDPSLVDPVTGLFDTLPSLRHTLDAAGLDDHVVAVVGRSPVVARGWRTPLRLLFIDGGHTEEAAQRDFEGWARWVDVGGALIIHDVFPDPADGGQAPYHIYRRALDTGAFREVGATGSMRVLERTAGVAGMLTG
- a CDS encoding class I SAM-dependent methyltransferase → MLTVDYDRLGIGPGVSVIDVGCGLGRHSFEAYRRGAHIVAFDQNAEELNEVDTILQAMAEQREAPAGARAEVVKGDALDLPYADGTFDRVIASEILEHVPEDDRAIAELVRVLKPGGKLVVTVPRWLPERICWLLSDEYHANEGGHVRIYRADELRDKITRHGLRLTHRHHAHALHSPFWWLKCAVGTNNDRHFAVRAYHQLLVWDMVRRPWVTRWAEEMLNPLIGKSVALYFDKPEVAGADS
- a CDS encoding glycosyltransferase family 4 protein, with protein sequence MRIALLSYRSKTHCGGQGVYVRHLSRGLVELGHQVEVFSGQPYPEGLDPRVKLTKVPSLDLYREPDPFRIPRPSEIRDRIDLLELLTTWTAGFPEPKTFTMRMARILAERRDEFDVVHDNQSLGTGLLELADLGLPVVATVHHPITRDKVVEVAAAKWWRKPLVRRWYGFAEMQKRVARRIPELITVSSSSAADISADFGVSPGQLHVVPLGVDTELFTPSEHRVPGRIIAIASADVPLKGISHLLHAVARLRAKRNLDVQLVSKLEPNGPTEKLIAELGISDIVQASSGLSDSELARLLASAEVACIPSLYEGFSLPAVEAMASGTPIVASRAGALPEVLGPDGECARLVPPADVDALTRVLGELLDSPHQRSRLGAAGRQRALDVFSWESVAAQTVSIYERAIC